Proteins encoded within one genomic window of Granulicella pectinivorans:
- a CDS encoding alpha/beta hydrolase family protein → MNRFVRSILCAVLMGTTGAALAQAKRPMTFEDLMAMKRVADPQISSGGKWVLFSVTDVSLTANTKINRLWVVPIGGGKERDLGLPAGASNGRFSPDGKWVSFTGNDDTGSQIWLAAWDEASGTIHGVRRLTAVSTEADGAIWSPNSKRLLFVSSVYPDCSDKAVFTDEDACNKAKDDAAAKNPVKAQVWDHLLYRHWNAFTGEKRSHVLVVSVGDSSVVRDLTPKRFVGDAETPTFSLGGPLGYAWSPGSDEIAFVTNLDTVPAASTNNDVFTLLLDDAGAKPRKISTSPGSDDGPQYSPDGKWIAFRSQARAGFESDRFRLVLFDRLAGTLKELMPKLNTPPGGYFDGWIDEFVWNGDSTSLVFTSGVRGAEAIFSYDVFGFRRGGDPLFLRWSGEGEYGDLHLFIDRSATEQTTLVATRMSAEGPTELVTIPMGLLGHTALNEFMSPEFVQPVSLMEPKETRLTHINDGALDSVALQKMESFWFTGVENTKVQGFLVRPPNFDPSRKYPVKFLIHGGPQGAWGDAWSYRWNPELMAASGYVVVMVNPRGSTGYGQKFVDEVSGDWGGRAYIDLMNGLDAAEAKYPFIDKTRECALGASYGGFMANWILTHTNRFQCIVSHDGMYNPASAYGDTEELWFNEWEFRRPGDPNPGQPWRYAAGPAEDDPFRKWSPMLQIQNAKTPTLVIHSQKDYRLDVSEGFQLFTALQRLNVPSKMLYFPDEGHWVLKPQNAKLWNETVSDWCDRWTHSNAYASK, encoded by the coding sequence ATGAATCGTTTTGTCCGTTCGATCCTGTGCGCAGTGTTGATGGGTACCACCGGAGCGGCTCTCGCCCAGGCGAAGCGGCCCATGACCTTCGAAGACCTGATGGCGATGAAGCGCGTCGCCGACCCGCAGATCTCCTCCGGCGGCAAGTGGGTGCTGTTCTCGGTCACCGACGTCTCGCTCACCGCGAACACCAAGATCAACCGCCTCTGGGTGGTGCCCATCGGCGGCGGCAAGGAGCGTGACCTCGGCCTGCCCGCCGGTGCCTCGAACGGACGCTTCTCCCCCGACGGCAAGTGGGTCTCGTTCACCGGCAACGACGACACCGGCTCGCAGATCTGGCTCGCCGCCTGGGACGAGGCCTCCGGCACCATCCACGGCGTCCGCCGCCTCACCGCCGTCTCCACGGAAGCCGACGGAGCCATCTGGTCCCCCAACTCGAAGCGCCTCCTCTTCGTCTCCAGCGTCTACCCCGACTGCTCCGACAAAGCTGTCTTCACCGACGAGGACGCCTGCAACAAGGCCAAGGACGACGCTGCCGCCAAGAACCCGGTCAAAGCCCAGGTCTGGGATCACCTCCTTTACCGCCACTGGAACGCCTTCACCGGCGAGAAGCGCTCGCATGTCCTGGTTGTCTCGGTGGGCGATAGCTCCGTAGTCCGCGACCTGACGCCAAAGCGTTTTGTCGGCGACGCGGAGACGCCGACGTTCTCCCTCGGCGGCCCGCTTGGCTACGCCTGGTCTCCGGGATCCGACGAAATCGCATTTGTAACCAATCTAGATACAGTTCCTGCCGCGAGCACGAACAACGATGTCTTTACCCTGCTGCTCGATGATGCGGGTGCGAAGCCGAGGAAGATCTCTACTTCACCAGGAAGCGACGATGGGCCGCAGTATTCGCCGGATGGGAAGTGGATTGCGTTTCGGTCGCAGGCTCGGGCGGGGTTTGAGTCTGATCGCTTCCGCCTAGTGCTGTTCGATCGACTTGCAGGGACGTTGAAGGAGTTGATGCCCAAGCTCAACACGCCCCCAGGCGGCTACTTCGACGGCTGGATCGACGAGTTCGTATGGAACGGAGACAGCACATCGCTGGTCTTTACCAGTGGAGTGCGCGGAGCGGAAGCGATCTTTTCGTACGACGTCTTCGGCTTTCGTCGCGGAGGCGATCCTCTCTTCCTCCGATGGAGCGGTGAGGGCGAGTACGGAGACCTTCATCTCTTCATCGACCGATCAGCCACGGAACAGACGACCCTCGTTGCAACCAGGATGAGTGCTGAAGGTCCCACCGAACTGGTTACCATTCCCATGGGGTTGCTCGGGCATACCGCGCTCAACGAGTTCATGAGTCCGGAGTTCGTTCAACCGGTGAGTTTGATGGAGCCGAAAGAAACAAGGCTGACCCATATCAACGATGGCGCTCTGGATTCCGTGGCTTTGCAGAAGATGGAATCCTTCTGGTTCACCGGAGTCGAAAACACCAAGGTCCAGGGCTTCCTCGTCCGCCCTCCAAATTTCGACCCCTCCAGAAAATACCCCGTAAAGTTCCTCATCCACGGAGGCCCGCAAGGCGCCTGGGGAGACGCCTGGTCCTATCGCTGGAACCCTGAACTCATGGCCGCATCCGGTTACGTCGTGGTAATGGTCAACCCCCGCGGTTCCACCGGCTACGGGCAGAAGTTCGTCGACGAGGTCAGCGGCGACTGGGGCGGCCGCGCCTATATCGATCTCATGAACGGCCTCGACGCCGCCGAGGCGAAATACCCCTTCATCGACAAGACCCGCGAGTGCGCCCTCGGAGCCAGCTACGGCGGCTTCATGGCCAACTGGATCCTCACCCACACCAACCGGTTCCAGTGCATCGTCTCCCACGACGGCATGTACAACCCCGCCTCCGCCTACGGCGACACCGAGGAGCTCTGGTTCAACGAGTGGGAGTTCCGCCGCCCCGGCGACCCCAACCCCGGCCAGCCCTGGCGTTACGCCGCCGGACCCGCCGAAGACGACCCCTTCCGCAAGTGGTCGCCCATGCTCCAAATCCAGAACGCGAAGACCCCGACCCTCGTCATCCACTCCCAAAAGGACTACCGCCTCGACGTCTCCGAGGGCTTCCAGCTCTTCACCGCCCTCCAGCGCCTCAACGTACCCTCGAAGATGCTCTACTTCCCCGACGAGGGCCACTGGGTGTTGAAGCCGCAAAACGCCAAACTCTGGAACGAGACCGTCAGCGACTGGTGCGATCGTTGGACCCATTCGAACGCCTACGCATCGAAGTAA
- a CDS encoding regulatory protein RecX, with the protein MPFAKPKKREPVGEAGLFEYALKTLTVRMRTERDLRRLMKTRAEEGQAGEAAMDAVVLRLKDLRYLSDTRFAADYTRMRKENQGFGRRRVQQDLTQKGIHKETVAAAVSAAFDEADEVALARAYVTRKRMKKPADQKETVRVMNRLIRAGYSSNAIFKLLRAWEVPEDAMLEEGGGDSDSYAEHDDEAVE; encoded by the coding sequence TTGCCGTTTGCCAAACCCAAAAAACGCGAGCCCGTCGGCGAGGCAGGGCTCTTCGAGTACGCCCTGAAGACGCTGACGGTCCGCATGCGCACCGAGCGCGACCTGCGCCGCCTCATGAAGACCCGCGCCGAAGAGGGCCAGGCCGGAGAAGCGGCGATGGACGCTGTCGTCCTTCGATTGAAAGACCTCCGCTACCTCTCCGACACCCGCTTCGCCGCCGACTACACGCGCATGCGCAAGGAGAACCAGGGCTTTGGCCGCCGCCGCGTCCAGCAGGACCTCACCCAAAAAGGCATCCACAAGGAAACGGTAGCCGCCGCCGTCTCCGCCGCCTTCGACGAGGCCGACGAAGTCGCCCTCGCCCGCGCCTACGTCACCCGCAAGCGCATGAAGAAGCCCGCCGACCAGAAGGAGACAGTCCGCGTCATGAACCGTCTCATCCGCGCCGGATACTCCTCGAACGCCATCTTCAAGCTCCTCCGCGCGTGGGAGGTTCCCGAAGACGCCATGCTCGAAGAGGGCGGTGGCGACTCCGACTCCTACGCCGAACACGATGACGAGGCCGTCGAATAA
- a CDS encoding cation:proton antiporter, whose product MSTLALVSLIITAAALFGWLSVRVLRLPITIGTMILTVLASIVLLIVSLRDPGLHLWAVGLVGRIRFEDLILHGMLGLLLFAGAFLLDLHYLAKEKLAVGLLSVFGTLFTTAGISTALFYALPLVGLHATWIECLFFGTLISPTDPIAVLEMLHRVGVPKNIQAQLAGESLFNDGVGAVLFLAVLSASRGATPHAGHIAWLLLVQSGGGLLLGTALAWCTSELMRRVDAYQIEIMLTLALALAGYSLAETLHLSAPLEAVAAGIALRRFNLNHLHADISHEALDRFWRVVDEIQNGILFVLLGLEVLVIAFNRTTFASGALAIVIVTVTRTAVVAVVLSGVRLIQRGHKTSILTLSWGGLRGGLSIALALSIPEAMGRTWILATTYLVVVFSIVVQGGTMDLFLKRFGVCEES is encoded by the coding sequence ATGTCGACTCTTGCGCTTGTTAGCCTCATCATCACCGCAGCCGCCCTCTTTGGATGGCTCAGCGTCCGCGTCCTTCGGTTGCCCATCACCATTGGCACCATGATTCTGACGGTGCTGGCCTCGATCGTGTTGCTGATCGTCAGCCTGCGTGACCCGGGACTGCACCTTTGGGCGGTCGGCCTGGTTGGACGCATTCGCTTCGAGGACCTGATTCTGCATGGGATGCTGGGGCTTCTGCTGTTTGCGGGAGCGTTTCTGCTCGACCTGCACTACCTGGCCAAGGAGAAGCTCGCGGTTGGCCTGCTCTCGGTCTTTGGCACGCTGTTCACGACCGCGGGGATATCCACTGCGCTGTTCTATGCGCTGCCGCTGGTGGGGCTGCATGCGACGTGGATCGAGTGCCTGTTTTTTGGGACGCTGATCTCGCCGACGGACCCGATCGCCGTGCTGGAGATGCTGCACCGGGTGGGTGTGCCGAAGAATATCCAGGCGCAGCTTGCGGGAGAGTCACTGTTCAATGACGGCGTGGGTGCGGTGCTGTTTCTGGCCGTGTTGAGCGCGAGCCGCGGCGCCACACCGCATGCGGGACATATTGCATGGCTGCTGCTGGTGCAGTCGGGCGGTGGGCTGCTGCTGGGGACTGCGCTAGCGTGGTGTACCTCCGAGTTGATGCGCCGGGTGGATGCTTACCAGATCGAGATCATGCTGACCCTGGCGCTGGCGCTGGCGGGCTACTCGCTGGCAGAGACGCTGCATCTTTCGGCTCCGCTGGAGGCTGTGGCAGCGGGGATCGCACTGCGCCGTTTCAATCTGAATCACCTGCATGCCGATATCTCGCATGAGGCACTGGACCGCTTCTGGCGCGTGGTGGATGAGATTCAGAACGGCATCCTGTTCGTGCTGCTGGGGCTGGAGGTGCTGGTCATTGCGTTCAACCGGACTACGTTTGCGAGTGGCGCGCTGGCGATTGTGATCGTCACGGTGACGCGGACGGCGGTGGTGGCGGTGGTCCTCTCCGGGGTGCGGCTCATTCAGCGAGGGCACAAGACGTCGATCCTGACGCTGAGCTGGGGCGGGCTGCGCGGTGGGTTGTCGATCGCGCTGGCGCTCTCGATTCCGGAGGCCATGGGACGCACGTGGATTCTGGCGACGACGTACCTGGTGGTGGTGTTCTCCATTGTGGTGCAGGGGGGGACGATGGATCTGTTTCTGAAGCGGTTTGGGGTGTGCGAGGAGAGCTAG
- a CDS encoding NAD(P)/FAD-dependent oxidoreductase, whose product MALPDVCVVGAGPAGLACAITAAQRGLRVRVLDAARAGPVDKACGEGLLPDALDRLDRMGVRDLHGRPIAGIRFLSHNRAAHARFRVAQGMGVRRTELHRAMLDRAAELGVAVEWGVPLRALEDIHAGILVGADGSQSRVRALARLESQVTTRRVGLRQHFAIAPWSEFVEVYWANGAQAYVTPVGEQQVGVAFLSTQKFDTMAQALNLFPELQSRLAGAPTLSTARGALTVTRRVRRVTTGRIALVGDASGSVDAITGEGMNLCFRQADALSEALAANHLARYESAHSKTLRMARGMSAALLLMSASPTLRQATMAVFATAPPVFEALLRMHVTGFLPPPDNQTAKTGYKQSQAAINATR is encoded by the coding sequence ATGGCTCTACCGGACGTTTGCGTCGTGGGTGCTGGTCCCGCGGGTCTCGCCTGCGCGATCACGGCGGCCCAGCGTGGGCTGCGCGTGCGCGTCCTCGACGCCGCCCGCGCAGGCCCCGTCGACAAGGCCTGCGGCGAAGGTCTCCTGCCCGACGCACTCGACCGCCTCGACCGCATGGGCGTGCGCGATCTCCACGGACGACCCATCGCAGGCATCCGCTTCCTGTCCCACAACCGCGCAGCACACGCCCGGTTTCGCGTCGCGCAAGGCATGGGCGTGCGCCGCACCGAGCTGCACCGCGCGATGCTGGACCGAGCCGCCGAACTCGGCGTCGCCGTCGAGTGGGGCGTCCCTCTCCGGGCCCTCGAAGACATCCACGCCGGCATCCTCGTCGGAGCCGACGGCAGCCAGTCCCGCGTACGCGCCCTCGCCCGCCTGGAGAGCCAAGTCACCACGCGGCGCGTAGGCCTGCGGCAGCACTTCGCCATCGCTCCATGGTCGGAGTTCGTCGAGGTCTACTGGGCTAACGGCGCGCAGGCCTACGTCACGCCGGTCGGCGAGCAGCAGGTCGGCGTCGCCTTCCTCTCCACGCAAAAGTTCGACACCATGGCGCAAGCCCTCAACCTCTTCCCGGAGCTGCAATCGCGTCTGGCCGGCGCCCCCACCCTGAGCACGGCCCGCGGAGCCCTCACGGTGACACGTCGCGTCCGCCGCGTCACCACAGGCCGCATCGCCCTGGTCGGCGACGCCTCCGGCTCCGTCGATGCCATCACCGGCGAAGGCATGAACCTCTGCTTCCGCCAGGCCGACGCCCTCTCCGAAGCTCTGGCGGCAAACCATCTCGCACGCTACGAATCCGCGCACTCCAAAACGCTGCGGATGGCGCGTGGAATGAGCGCCGCCCTCCTGCTCATGAGCGCCTCCCCCACCCTCCGCCAGGCCACCATGGCAGTCTTCGCAACCGCGCCCCCTGTCTTCGAAGCTCTCCTCCGCATGCATGTGACAGGATTCCTGCCTCCCCCTGACAACCAAACCGCCAAGACCGGATACAAACAATCACAGGCAGCAATCAACGCGACGAGGTGA
- a CDS encoding acyl carrier protein: protein MHVPEDLEQRLIGMIATSKKVSPETIARETTFDSLAIDSLDKINLSFEVEEAFAIEIPDAAIGSIRTVGDMVDGVQSLVAAKA from the coding sequence ATGCACGTCCCTGAAGATCTGGAGCAAAGGCTGATCGGTATGATCGCCACATCGAAGAAGGTCTCCCCCGAGACCATCGCCCGCGAGACCACCTTCGACTCCCTCGCCATCGACTCCCTCGACAAGATCAACCTCTCCTTCGAGGTCGAAGAGGCCTTCGCCATCGAGATCCCCGACGCCGCCATCGGCAGCATCCGGACCGTGGGCGACATGGTCGACGGCGTGCAATCGCTCGTCGCGGCCAAGGCATGA